A region from the Manihot esculenta cultivar AM560-2 chromosome 13, M.esculenta_v8, whole genome shotgun sequence genome encodes:
- the LOC110630036 gene encoding protein STABILIZED1, whose translation MVFVKSSDNKTLSFHLNPNTTTLSALKYHIHTQFQIPISHQRFLLPSFNPLYNPSDTQNSDEVLLSQLGITPYSTLTLYIPFLGGTQTPAPPKPRLDFLNSKPPPNYVAGLGRGATGFTTRSDIGPARAAPDLPDRSATTIGGASAAGSGVGRGRGKGGDEEDEDDGDDKGYDENQKFDEFEGNDVGLFASAEYDEDDKEADAVWEAIDKRMDSRRKDRREARLKQEIEKYRASNPKITEQFADLKRKLYTLSAQEWESIPDIGDYSLRNKKRRFESFVPVPDTLLEKARQEQEHVTALDPKTRAAGGTETPWSQTPVTDLTAVGEGRGTVLSLKLDRLSDSVSGLTVVDPKGYLTDLKSMKITSDAEISDIKKARLLLKSVTQTNPKHPPGWIAAARLEEVAGKIQAARQLIQRGCEECPKNEDVWLEACRLASPDEAKAVIAKGVKSIPNSVKLWLQAAKLEHDDVNKSRVLRKGLEHIPDSVRLWKSVVELSNEENARILLHRAVECCPLHVELWLALARLETYDNAKKVLNRAREKLPKEPAIWITAAKLEEANANTSMVGKIIERGIRALQREAVVIDREAWMKEAEAAERAGSVVTCQAIIKNTIGIGVEEEDRKRTWVADAEECKKRGSIETARAIYAHALTVFLTKKSIWLKAAQLEKSHGTRESLDALLRKAVTYRPQAEVLWLMGAKEKWLAGDVPAARAILQEAYAAIPNSEEIWLAAFKLEFENHEPERARMLLAKARERGGTERVWMKSAIVERELGNTEEERRLLDEGLKRFPSFFKLWLMLGQLEARLGQLEKAKEAYESGLKHCPSCIPLWLSLANLEEKMNGLSKARAVLTMARKKNPQNPELWLAAVRAESRHANKKEADILMAKALQECPNSGILWAASIEMVPRPQRKSKSMDALKKCDHDPHVISAVAKLFWHDRKVDKARTWLNRAVTLAPDIGDFWALYYKFELQHGTEENQKDVLKRCIAAEPKHGEKWQAISKAVENAHQQTEAILKKVVVALGKEENAENNRHN comes from the coding sequence ATGGTTTTCGTCAAGTCTTCAGACAACAAGACACTCTCTTTCCACCTCAACCCCAACACTACCACTCTCTCCGCCCTCAAATACCATATTCACACCCAATTCCAAATTCCAATCTCTCACCAGCGCTTTTTGTTGCCGTCGTTTAATCCCCTTTATAATCCGAGCGACACCCAAAATTCCGACGAAGTTCTCCTCTCCCAGCTGGGTATCACCCCCTACTCCACCTTGACTCTGTATATACCTTTTCTTGGTGGCACCCAAACTCCAGCGCCGCCAAAGCCCCGTCTTGATTTCCTAAATTCCAAGCCTCCTCCCAACTATGTCGCCGGTCTTGGGCGTGGTGCCACTGGCTTCACCACCCGGTCCGATATTGGTCCAGCTCGTGCTGCTCCCGATCTTCCTGATCGATCTGCTACCACCATTGGAGGAGCATCTGCTGCCGGCTCTGGAGTCGGCCGTGGCCGCGGAAAAGGAGGCGACGAAGAAGACGAGGATGATGGGGATGATAAGGGTTACGACGAGAACCAGAAGTTCGATGAATTTGAAGGCAACGATGTCGGGTTGTTTGCTTCGGCTGAATATGATGAGGACGATAAGGAAGCGGATGCTGTGTGGGAGGCAATTGATAAGAGGATGGATTCACGGAGGAAGGACAGGAGGGAGGCAAGATTGAAGCAGGAGATCGAGAAGTACCGAGCTTCTAATCCGAAGATCACTGAGCAATTTGCGGATTTGAAGAGGAAATTGTACACGTTATCTGCTCAAGAGTGGGAGAGTATACCAGACATCGGTGATTACTCGTTGAGAAACAAGAAGAGGAGATTTGAGAGCTTCGTGCCAGTACCCGATACCCTTCTTGAGAAGGCGAGGCAAGAGCAGGAGCATGTTACTGCTTTGGATCCAAAGACCAGAGCTGCTGGTGGAACAGAAACGCCATGGTCACAGACTCCAGTCACTGACCTTACTGCTGTCGGTGAAGGGAGAGGCACTGTGTTGTCATTGAAGTTAGATAGATTATCAGATTCTGTTTCAGGGCTTACTGTGGTGGATCCAAAAGGATATTTGACTGATTTGAAGAGTATGAAGATTACTAGTGATGCAGAGATTTCGGATATTAAGAAGGCGAGGTTGTTGTTGAAGAGTGTTACTCAGACTAATCCAAAACACCCGCCTGGTTGGATTGCTGCTGCAAGGTTGGAAGAGGTGGCTGGGAAGATTCAGGCAGCAAGGCAGTTGATACAAAGGGGGTGTGAGGAATGTCCTAAAAATGAGGATGTTTGGCTAGAGGCTTGTAGGCTGGCTAGCCCTGATGAAGCCAAAGCAGTTATAGCAAAGGGAGTGAAGAGTATACCCAATTCTGTTAAGTTGTGGTTGCAGGCTGCAAAACTGGAACACGATGATGTGAATAAAAGTAGGGTTTTAAGGAAGGGTTTAGAGCACATTCCTGATTCAGTTAGGTTGTGGAAATCCGTTGTGGAGTTGTCTAATGAGGAGAATGCTAGAATTTTACTTCACAGAGCAGTGGAATGCTGTCCATTGCACGTGGAGTTGTGGTTGGCATTGGCCAGATTGGAGACTTATGATAATGCAAAGAAGGTGTTGAACAGGGCCAGGGAGAAGTTGCCTAAGGAGCCTGCTATATGGATAACTGCAGCCAAGTTGGAGGAGGCAAATGCTAATACGTCAATGGTGGGAAAGATTATTGAGAGAGGTATCAGAGCTTTGCAAAGAGAAGCAGTGGTGATAGATAGGGAGGCATGGATGAAGGAGGCTGAGGCAGCAGAAAGGGCAGGTTCTGTGGTGACTTGTCAAGCAATTATTAAGAACACCATTGGAATTGGAGTGGAGGAAGAGGATAGGAAGAGAACATGGGTGGCAGATGCAGAGGAGTGTAAGAAGAGGGGATCTATTGAGACTGCTAGAGCTATTTATGCTCATGCGCTAACTGTGTTCTTGACTAAGAAGAGTATTTGGCTTAAAGCAGCGCAGCTTGAGAAGAGTCATGGGACAAGGGAGTCACTTGATGCTTTATTGCGGAAGGCAGTTACTTATAGGCCTCAAGCTGAAGTTCTATGGCTTATGGGTGCTAAAGAGAAGTGGCTTGCTGGCGATGTGCCTGCTGCAAGGGCTATTCTTCAAGAAGCTTATGCTGCTATACCGAACTCTGAGGAAATTTGGCTTGCAGcttttaagcttgaatttgagAATCATGAACCTGAAAGAGCTAGAATGCTGCTTGCTAAGGCTAGAGAAAGAGGTGGCACAGAAAGAGTGTGGATGAAGTCTGCCATTGTTGAAAGAGAGTTGGGCAATACTGAGGAGGAGAGAAGGTTGCTTGATGAAGGATTGAAACGCTTCCCTTCATTCTTCAAACTGTGGTTGATGCTTGGGCAGCTTGAGGCACGGCTTGGTCAACTGGAGAAGGCAAAGGAAGCTTACGAGTCAGGTTTGAAGCACTGCCCAAGTTGTATACCCCTTTGGCTTTCTCTTGCTAACCTTGAAGAGAAAATGAATGGGCTGAGTAAAGCACGTGCTGTACTTACCATGGCAAGGAAGAAGAATCCTCAAAACCCTGAACTCTGGCTTGCTGCTGTCCGTGCTGAATCAAGGCATGCGAATAAGAAGGAAGCTGATATATTGATGGCGAAGGCTTTACAGGAGTGTCCTAACAGTGGCATATTGTGGGCAGCATCAATTGAGATGGTTCCCCGTCCACAACGCAAAAGCAAGAGTATGGATGCCCTCAAGAAATGTGATCATGATCCTCATGTTATTTCTGCTGTGGCCAAGTTGTTCTGGCATGATAGGAAGGTTGATAAAGCTAGAAcctggctgaacagggcagttACTCTTGCTCCAGATATTGGGGATTTCTGGGCTCTATATTACAAATTTGAACTTCAGCATGGGACTGAGGAAAATCAGAAGGATGTTTTAAAGAGGTGCATCGCTGCCGAACCAAAGCATGGCGAGAAATGGCAGGCAATTTCAAAGGCTGTGGAGAATGCTCACCAGCAAACAGAAGCTATTCTGAAGAAAGTTGTGGTTGCACTTGGGAAGGAAGAGAATGCTGAAAATAATAGACATAATTGA
- the LOC110630037 gene encoding protochlorophyllide reductase, producing the protein MAFKSASILPSSISIYREGKSNASLKEAGFFGVSVSLPSYLKADCNCYLIRSKELRRSELQLPIGTIKAQTATTTPAIDEAAPEAKKTRRKGNVIITGASSGLGLATAKALAETGQWNVIMACRNFLKAERAAKSAGITKENYNVMHLDLASFDSVRQFVENFRRLGMPLDVLVCNAAVYLPTAKEPSFTAEGFELSVGTNHLGHFLLARLLLDDLKLSDYSSKRLIIVGSITGNTNTLAGNVPPKANLGDLRGLAGGLNGINSSPMIDGGEFDGAKAYKDSKVCNMLTMQEFHRRYHEETGVTFASLYPGCIAETGLFREHIPLFRLLFPPFQKYITKGYVSEEEAGKRLAQVVSDPTLAKSGVYWSWNKYSSSFENQLSEEASDTEKARKLWEMSEKLVGLA; encoded by the exons ATGGCTTTCAAATCAGCTTCTATACTTCCTTCTTCCATCTCCATCTACAGAGAG GGCAAGTCCAATGCTTCTCTTAAAGAAGCAGGTTTCTTTGGAGTTTCAGTTTCTCTTCCAAGCTACCTCAAGGCTGATTGCAATTGTTATCTAATAAGGAGCAAG GAACTGAGGAGAAGTGAACTTCAACTGCCTATTGGAACCATTAAAGCTCAGACAGCTACTACAACTCCAGCAATTGATGAGGCAGCACCAGAAGCAAAGAAAACACGGAGAAAGGGTAATGTGATTATCACTGGAGCCTCCTCTGGCTTGGGTTTGGCCACAGCCAAGGCTTTGGCAGAGACAGGTCAATGGAATGTAATTATGGCATGCAGGAACTTTCTCAAGGCTGAGAGGGCAGCTAAATCAGCTGGCATAACTAAAGAGAACTATAATGTTATGCATCTTGACCTTGCCTCCTTTGACAGCGTCAGACAATTTGTAGAAAATTTTCGTCGATTGGGCATGCCACTTGATGTGCTAGTGTGCAATGCTGCTGTCTACTTACCTACTGCCAAGGAGCCATCTTTCACCGCTGAAGGATTTGAACTCAGTGTTGGGACTAACCATCTTGGTCACTTCCTGCTTGCACGGCTGCTGCTTGATGATTTGAAGCTATCAGACTACTCCTCCAAGCGCCTTATCATTGTTGGCTCCATCACAG GAAACACAAACACATTGGCCGGCAATGTGCCTCCAAAGGCTAACCTCGGAGATCTGAGAGGCCTTGCAGGTGGTTTGAATGGGATAAACAGTTCACCAATGATAGATGGTGGAGAATTTGATGGAGCCAAAGCCTACAAGGACAGCAAAGTCTGCAACATGCTTACCATGCAAGAGTTCCACAGGCGCTACCATGAGGAGACTGGAGTCACGTTTGCTTCTCTATACCCTGGTTGCATTGCAGAAACAGGCTTGTTCAGGGAGCACATTCCCTTGTTCAGGCTTCTATTCCCACCATTTCAGAAGTACATTACTAAAGGATatgtttcagaagaggaagCTGGGAAAAGACTTGCGCAG GTCGTGAGTGACCCAACCCTTGCAAAATCAGGAGTTTATTGGAGCTGGAACAAGTACTCTTCTTCATTTGAAAATCAACTATCAGAAGAAGCAAGTGATACAGAGAAGGCACGAAAGCTATGGGAGATGAGTGAGAAGCTAGTTGGGTTAGCTTAA